The following proteins come from a genomic window of Nostoc sp. TCL26-01:
- a CDS encoding DUF411 domain-containing protein yields MLQKLFLLWRQKLLRSIIIYIFDQLMIWFCLMVGILGVFLSNIPVSHAQVVFSSPVVVTTKPGITDNNQHSQTIPITTVYRSPDCSCCGGWIDHLKSQGFTVKDIPTTNIEAIKHKFNVPDNLTSCHTAIVDGYVIEGHVPAQDIKRLLQEKPQVAGLSVPQMPLGTPGMEIGDKKDPFSVLFFDQDHKVGVFSNWVIGDR; encoded by the coding sequence ATGTTACAAAAACTATTTCTTCTGTGGCGGCAAAAGTTGCTACGTTCTATCATCATATACATCTTTGATCAACTCATGATCTGGTTTTGCCTCATGGTCGGGATATTGGGGGTATTTCTCAGCAATATTCCTGTCAGTCATGCTCAAGTTGTTTTTTCATCTCCGGTTGTTGTCACTACTAAACCCGGCATCACTGACAACAATCAGCATTCACAAACAATCCCTATAACTACTGTATATCGTAGTCCTGACTGTAGCTGTTGTGGTGGATGGATTGACCATTTAAAATCCCAAGGTTTTACAGTCAAAGATATTCCCACCACTAACATTGAGGCTATCAAACACAAGTTCAACGTACCTGATAACTTGACCTCTTGTCACACAGCAATTGTTGATGGATACGTCATTGAGGGACACGTACCAGCACAAGATATCAAACGCCTGCTACAAGAAAAGCCTCAAGTTGCTGGCTTATCGGTTCCACAAATGCCTTTAGGCACTCCAGGGATGGAGATAGGCGACAAAAAAGACCCATTTAGTGTACTGTTCTTCGACCAAGATCACAAAGTCGGCGTGTTTAGTAACTGGGTGATAGGTGATAGGTGA
- a CDS encoding mercuric reductase: MSNSELERVIVRPVDEYNQKLVAHVHPSNWVNPQPADNYDLVVIGAGTAGLVVAAGAAGLGLGLKVALIEKHLMGGDCLNVGCVPSKTIIRSSRLVGEVGNAKNLGINIPQQQVDIDFPAVMARMRRIRAGISHHDSVERFASLGVDVFLGSGRFTSKNTVEVAGKTLKFRKAVIATGARAAKPPILGIEQVGYLTNETVFSLIQKPERLAVIGGGPIGCELAQAFRRLGSEVVLIHSGSHILNKEDADAAEIVQQVFIKEGIRLVLNAKVEEVVSVTEGKRLYFSAHGYRDSVTVDEILVGAGRVPNVEGLNLELVGVEYDTRRGVKVNDYLQTTHPKIYAAGDICMDWKFTHAADAAARIVIKNTLFSPFGWGRSKLSSLVMPWVTYTDPEIAHVGLYAQEAQKQGIKVETIHIPFSSVDRAIADGEEGGFLKILHKQGSDEIIGATIVATHAGEMISEITTAIVHKIGLSKLSSVIHPYPTQAEAIKKAADAYRRTLLTPNTKKLLGFLTKIS; the protein is encoded by the coding sequence ATGTCAAATTCAGAGCTAGAGAGAGTCATCGTCCGCCCAGTGGATGAGTATAATCAGAAATTAGTTGCTCATGTACATCCATCCAATTGGGTAAATCCCCAACCAGCTGATAATTATGACTTGGTGGTAATTGGTGCGGGTACAGCAGGCTTAGTAGTGGCGGCGGGTGCAGCAGGCTTGGGTTTGGGTTTAAAGGTAGCGTTGATTGAAAAGCATCTCATGGGTGGAGATTGCTTGAATGTGGGTTGTGTCCCTTCTAAAACTATCATCCGATCTTCGCGGTTGGTAGGGGAAGTTGGCAATGCTAAAAATCTGGGAATAAATATTCCCCAACAACAAGTTGATATCGATTTTCCCGCAGTTATGGCAAGGATGCGGCGAATTCGTGCCGGAATTAGCCATCATGACTCGGTGGAACGCTTTGCATCCTTGGGTGTTGATGTTTTCTTAGGTAGCGGTCGATTTACTAGCAAAAATACTGTAGAAGTTGCAGGTAAGACTCTCAAGTTTAGAAAAGCTGTGATTGCTACTGGTGCAAGAGCCGCAAAACCGCCGATTTTGGGAATTGAGCAAGTCGGATATCTGACCAATGAAACGGTTTTTTCTCTCATCCAAAAACCAGAAAGGTTAGCAGTAATTGGTGGAGGCCCCATCGGTTGCGAATTAGCACAAGCCTTTCGGCGTTTGGGTAGTGAGGTGGTGCTGATACATAGCGGTTCTCACATTTTAAATAAAGAAGATGCGGATGCAGCCGAAATTGTCCAACAAGTTTTCATTAAAGAAGGTATTCGCCTGGTTTTAAATGCCAAGGTGGAAGAAGTAGTTAGCGTCACTGAAGGAAAGCGGTTGTACTTTTCTGCTCATGGTTATCGTGATTCTGTAACAGTGGATGAAATTTTGGTGGGTGCAGGACGTGTGCCGAATGTGGAAGGACTGAATTTAGAATTGGTGGGGGTAGAGTATGACACACGCCGGGGTGTGAAGGTAAATGATTATCTGCAAACGACGCATCCCAAGATATATGCGGCTGGTGATATCTGCATGGACTGGAAGTTTACCCATGCAGCAGATGCAGCTGCAAGAATTGTCATCAAAAATACGCTGTTTTCTCCTTTTGGCTGGGGAAGGTCGAAACTGAGTAGTTTAGTGATGCCTTGGGTGACGTATACTGATCCAGAAATTGCTCATGTGGGATTGTATGCACAGGAAGCGCAAAAACAAGGGATAAAGGTAGAGACAATACACATTCCTTTTAGTAGTGTAGATCGAGCGATCGCTGATGGGGAAGAAGGCGGATTTCTCAAAATTCTCCACAAACAAGGCTCTGATGAAATCATCGGTGCAACCATTGTGGCAACCCACGCCGGTGAAATGATTTCCGAAATCACTACCGCCATTGTTCACAAAATCGGGTTAAGTAAGTTAAGTAGCGTCATTCATCCCTATCCCACCCAAGCAGAAGCCATCAAAAAAGCCGCAGACGCATATCGTCGCACGCTTCTCACACCTAATACCAAGAAACTTTTAGGATTTTTAACTAAAATTTCTTAA
- a CDS encoding peptidoglycan-binding protein, with translation MDTLAYLHLAETYETSANDVCVQKLNWTTNSSRALMLAVSFAMGSLNFSNPAVALKKGHRNAQVVALQQKLQATGYFNQEPTGYFGAVTEAAVIKFQKAHGLTADGVVGRETLVLLESNVAPVDKPAQVAAQSSLKKGDESDRVISLQEKLQADGYFLGVITGKFDTATATAVIKFQKANKLYADGIVGQKTSSVLESSSRVLASSLANTTPLQPFIQDTSQPLENAPVNAPSPSGQMTLIKTISGKISPKSVVYSGNGLFFAQNMMYNHNITVYNRDYKLVKVIPDEVDLSKYGYSQFKGKYKGAPVEASFSHNGKYAWVSNYQMYGRGFNNPGSDQCNPSQNTDKSFLYRINTETLKIDSVIPVGSVPKFVATSPDEQLILVSNWCSWDLSVVDAQKNQEIHRIKLGRYPRGIAVNATSEKAYVAVMGSYEIAEVDLRDFSVKWLRNIGHSPRHLNIDPAGKYLYASLNGEGKIAKISLPQGKLVQKVSTGNAPRSMVLSDDGQRLYVVNYGENTVSKVRTSDMKVLQKVNVEPNPIGITYDPQTREVWVACYSGNIMIFQD, from the coding sequence ATGGACACACTTGCTTACTTGCATTTAGCTGAGACTTATGAGACATCTGCCAACGATGTCTGCGTACAAAAACTAAATTGGACAACAAATAGCAGCAGAGCTTTGATGCTAGCGGTTTCCTTTGCGATGGGTTCATTGAATTTTTCTAACCCAGCCGTGGCTCTCAAAAAAGGTCACAGAAATGCGCAAGTGGTGGCTCTCCAACAAAAGCTGCAAGCAACTGGATATTTTAACCAAGAGCCTACAGGATATTTTGGTGCTGTCACGGAAGCAGCTGTGATTAAATTCCAAAAAGCTCATGGATTAACTGCTGATGGGGTTGTTGGTAGGGAAACTTTGGTTTTACTGGAATCTAATGTAGCTCCGGTGGATAAACCAGCACAGGTAGCTGCTCAATCTTCGCTGAAAAAGGGTGACGAAAGCGATCGCGTCATCTCTCTGCAAGAAAAACTGCAAGCAGACGGATATTTTTTGGGAGTAATTACAGGCAAGTTTGACACGGCAACAGCAACAGCCGTGATAAAATTCCAAAAAGCTAACAAGCTCTATGCTGATGGGATTGTCGGACAAAAAACATCATCAGTTTTAGAATCGAGTTCGCGGGTATTAGCCTCATCACTCGCAAACACAACTCCACTACAACCATTCATCCAAGATACTTCTCAACCCCTCGAAAATGCTCCAGTCAATGCTCCTAGTCCTTCAGGGCAGATGACACTAATTAAAACTATTTCTGGCAAAATTTCCCCAAAATCGGTAGTTTATTCAGGGAATGGTCTATTTTTTGCCCAGAATATGATGTATAATCATAATATTACTGTCTACAATCGAGACTATAAGTTAGTTAAAGTAATTCCTGACGAAGTAGATTTGTCAAAATACGGTTATTCTCAATTTAAAGGTAAGTATAAAGGCGCTCCAGTTGAGGCTAGTTTTTCCCACAACGGCAAGTATGCTTGGGTGTCTAACTATCAAATGTATGGTCGTGGCTTTAACAATCCTGGTAGTGATCAATGCAATCCATCCCAAAATACTGACAAGAGTTTTTTATATCGCATCAATACCGAAACTCTGAAGATTGATAGTGTGATTCCGGTTGGTTCTGTACCCAAATTTGTCGCCACTTCTCCCGATGAACAATTAATCCTCGTAAGTAACTGGTGTTCTTGGGATTTGAGTGTGGTAGACGCTCAGAAAAATCAGGAAATTCACAGGATTAAATTAGGTCGATATCCGCGCGGAATTGCTGTCAATGCCACATCAGAAAAAGCCTATGTTGCTGTCATGGGTTCCTACGAAATTGCTGAAGTTGACCTCAGAGATTTTTCTGTCAAATGGCTCAGAAATATTGGTCATTCGCCACGTCATCTGAATATTGATCCGGCTGGTAAATACCTTTATGCGTCTTTAAATGGTGAAGGTAAAATAGCCAAGATTAGTTTACCTCAAGGCAAGTTAGTCCAGAAAGTCTCTACAGGTAATGCTCCCAGAAGCATGGTTTTATCGGATGATGGTCAAAGGCTTTACGTTGTGAACTACGGTGAAAATACAGTTAGTAAAGTCCGTACTAGTGACATGAAAGTTTTACAAAAAGTCAATGTTGAACCTAATCCCATCGGCATTACTTACGATCCACAAACTAGGGAAGTTTGGGTAGCTTGTTATTCTGGTAATATTATGATTTTTCAGGATTAA
- a CDS encoding glycosyltransferase family 2 protein codes for MLVFVIPLKSQQVSKDWDNVCQLFDRCLRSICQQTDANFRVVVVCHEKPDIQFTHPQVDYVQVDFPTPNQDYRDKMRDRGKKVIVGVIYAQRFSAHHMMIVDADDCLNRRVAEFTNQHPDVNGWVFQKGYVYQENSSFIYYRKSHFYSWCATCNILKFDLCPLPSKDDEYPDDLITYYNGHGQMAAVMQEKGLPLEDFPFAGTVYIIGNGENIYQGGFSTLHNANKGKILFFIKELLKFRPITPAIKQEFGLYKLSA; via the coding sequence TGTCAGTTGTTCGATAGATGCTTACGCTCGATTTGTCAGCAAACTGATGCTAATTTCCGAGTGGTTGTGGTTTGTCATGAAAAACCAGACATTCAATTTACCCATCCCCAAGTTGATTACGTACAAGTAGACTTTCCTACACCTAATCAAGATTACCGCGATAAAATGCGCGATCGCGGTAAAAAAGTTATTGTCGGTGTCATCTATGCTCAACGTTTTTCTGCCCATCATATGATGATAGTTGATGCTGACGATTGTTTAAATCGTCGGGTAGCTGAGTTTACCAATCAGCATCCCGATGTTAATGGTTGGGTTTTTCAAAAAGGCTATGTATACCAAGAAAATAGCTCTTTTATTTACTATAGAAAATCACATTTTTATTCTTGGTGTGCAACTTGCAATATTCTCAAGTTTGATTTGTGTCCTTTACCTAGCAAAGATGATGAGTATCCAGATGATCTGATCACTTATTATAATGGGCATGGACAAATGGCAGCAGTCATGCAAGAAAAAGGTTTGCCCTTAGAAGATTTTCCTTTTGCTGGCACTGTTTATATTATTGGTAATGGAGAAAATATTTATCAAGGAGGCTTCTCGACTCTCCACAATGCCAATAAAGGTAAAATATTATTCTTCATCAAAGAATTACTCAAGTTTCGACCGATAACACCAGCCATTAAACAGGAGTTTGGTCTTTATAAATTGTCAGCATGA